Proteins from a single region of Cupriavidus sp. MP-37:
- the actP gene encoding cation/acetate symporter ActP, protein MNLQAIAMFLLFVALTLGITYWSSLRTRTANDFFTAGGGITGMQNGLAVAGDYMSAATLLGVVSLVYARGFDGLLYIVGFFIGWPVMLFLMAERLRNLGKFTFVDIISDRLDPVSTRCMAAASSLVVVLLYLIVQMVGAGELVQLLFGIDYAYAVIGVGALMMVYVTVGGMLATTWVQIIKAVLLLFGGSLLMLLSLAHFGFSFETLAARAVAVHRSGPALLAPGTLFADPVSALSLCVATVLGLSGLPHILMRFFTVPNACEARKSVLVASTCIGYMFLAMFAIGLAAIVIVGTDARFFEAGQVGGKLLGGGNMVAMHLASATGGNLFLGFLAAVAFATILAVVSGLTLAGASAISHDIYANVLRRGTATEVAEIAVTKRATLVIGVVAVLLGIGFRGQNLAFLVALAFNVAASANFPVLVLSMYWRGLTSRGAVWGVAAGLVSSVMLVILSPAVWKNVLGHPAAVFPYDHPALFTVPFAFLVAYLCSRFDKSARAQAERQAFDARLVRAQTGHGASAASSH, encoded by the coding sequence ATGAATCTCCAGGCCATTGCAATGTTCCTGCTCTTTGTCGCGCTGACACTGGGCATCACGTACTGGTCGTCACTGCGGACCCGGACCGCCAACGACTTCTTTACCGCCGGCGGCGGCATCACCGGCATGCAGAACGGCCTGGCCGTGGCGGGCGACTATATGTCGGCCGCTACCCTGCTCGGCGTGGTCAGCCTGGTCTATGCGCGCGGCTTCGACGGGCTGCTGTATATCGTCGGGTTCTTTATCGGCTGGCCGGTCATGCTGTTCCTGATGGCAGAACGCCTGCGCAATCTCGGCAAATTTACCTTCGTGGATATCATCTCGGATCGGCTCGATCCGGTCAGCACGCGCTGCATGGCGGCAGCCAGCAGCCTGGTGGTCGTGCTGCTCTACCTGATCGTGCAGATGGTGGGCGCCGGCGAACTGGTGCAACTTCTGTTTGGCATCGACTATGCCTACGCCGTCATCGGCGTCGGCGCACTGATGATGGTCTACGTGACCGTGGGCGGCATGCTCGCCACCACCTGGGTCCAGATCATCAAGGCGGTACTGCTGCTGTTCGGTGGCTCGCTGCTGATGCTGCTGTCGCTGGCGCACTTCGGCTTCAGCTTCGAGACCCTGGCCGCCCGGGCGGTCGCGGTACACCGCAGCGGCCCGGCACTGCTCGCGCCTGGCACGCTGTTCGCCGATCCGGTCTCGGCGCTCTCCCTGTGCGTAGCCACCGTGCTCGGTCTTTCCGGGCTGCCGCATATCCTGATGCGCTTCTTTACGGTGCCGAATGCGTGCGAGGCACGCAAGAGCGTACTGGTGGCCAGCACCTGCATTGGCTACATGTTTCTTGCCATGTTCGCCATCGGCCTTGCGGCGATTGTGATCGTCGGCACCGACGCCCGGTTCTTTGAAGCCGGCCAGGTCGGTGGAAAACTGCTCGGCGGTGGCAACATGGTTGCCATGCATCTCGCCAGCGCGACCGGCGGCAACCTCTTCCTGGGCTTCCTGGCGGCCGTCGCCTTTGCCACCATCCTCGCCGTGGTCTCCGGACTGACGCTGGCTGGCGCTTCCGCGATTTCGCACGACATCTACGCCAATGTGCTGCGCCGCGGCACCGCCACCGAGGTGGCGGAGATCGCCGTGACCAAGCGGGCCACGCTGGTCATCGGCGTAGTCGCGGTGCTGCTCGGCATCGGCTTCAGGGGGCAGAACCTCGCATTCCTGGTCGCGCTGGCCTTCAACGTGGCGGCTTCGGCGAATTTCCCGGTGCTGGTGCTCTCGATGTACTGGCGCGGCCTCACCAGCCGCGGCGCGGTATGGGGCGTGGCGGCTGGCCTGGTGTCATCGGTAATGCTGGTGATCCTTTCGCCCGCCGTCTGGAAGAATGTGCTAGGGCATCCCGCGGCAGTCTTTCCGTACGATCACCCGGCGCTGTTCACAGTCCCGTTTGCGTTCCTGGTCGCGTACCTGTGCTCGCGCTTCGACAAGAGCGCGAGGGCGCAGGCAGAGCGCCAGGCTTTCGATGCGCGCCTGGTGCGCGCACAGACTGGCCATGGGGCGTCGGCAGCATCGAGCCACTGA
- a CDS encoding DUF485 domain-containing protein — MQDPSHTERIRRHPRFCELVRRRSRLSRGLLVVVLAPYLALMIAIAMQPQRLAQPLHAGTWLNVGIVLAVGIVLLGWLCTWFYVHRANGTLETLVQQILSEAAQ; from the coding sequence ATGCAAGATCCCAGCCATACCGAGCGCATCCGGCGCCATCCCAGGTTCTGCGAGCTGGTCCGCCGTCGCTCCCGCCTGTCGCGCGGGCTGCTCGTCGTGGTCCTGGCGCCCTATCTCGCGCTGATGATTGCCATCGCAATGCAGCCGCAGCGCCTCGCCCAACCGCTTCATGCCGGCACATGGCTCAACGTCGGCATCGTCCTTGCCGTCGGGATCGTGCTGCTCGGATGGCTCTGCACGTGGTTCTACGTGCACCGGGCGAACGGCACGCTCGAGACGTTGGTGCAGCAGATTCTGTCGGAGGCAGCGCAATGA
- a CDS encoding fatty acid--CoA ligase produces MSRPKPISRTPSAYAYPLLIKQLLHAPLAINPEQEIVYRAQVRHSYWTMRHRVGQLASGLQSLGIEAGDTVAMMDWDSHRYLEAYFGIPMMGAVLMTVNVRLSPEQIAYTLNHAGVKLLVVHADFLPVIAAIRDQLETIECFVLIGEDTLAIESTPLPDGFATEYEALLAASPPDYAFPDFDENARATTFYTTGTTGLPKGVYFSHRQIVLHTLATMAALTGAPSQGRVHRDDVYMPLTPMFHVHAWGMPYVATALGIRQVYPGRYAADHLLRLIQSERVTFSHGVPTLLHMLLSHPDSAGVDLSGLKIIVGGSALPRGLAQAAIDRGIDVFTGYGMSETCPILTLAQVKTTLLGDAATELDVRTKTGLPIPLVDLRIVDDDMRDIAHDGRSSGEIVVRAPWLTQGYLGNAAESEHLWAGGYLHTNDIGSIDSDGYLQVTDRIKDVIKSGGEWVSSLELEDLISRHAAVSEVAVIGIKDARWGERPLPLIVLRPGQSAEAADIQEHLRDFVRRGAISKYAVPERVLFVDAIEKTSVGKINKRLLREQYQAAQTSSPPPSLPGTHP; encoded by the coding sequence GTGTCACGGCCTAAACCTATTTCACGCACGCCATCCGCGTACGCATATCCGCTGCTGATCAAGCAGCTTTTGCACGCGCCGCTGGCGATCAACCCTGAGCAGGAAATCGTTTACCGCGCCCAGGTCCGGCACAGCTACTGGACTATGCGTCACCGCGTCGGCCAACTAGCCAGTGGCCTGCAATCACTGGGCATCGAGGCCGGCGATACGGTGGCGATGATGGACTGGGACAGCCATCGCTACCTCGAAGCCTACTTCGGCATCCCCATGATGGGAGCCGTGCTGATGACGGTCAACGTGCGGCTCTCGCCGGAGCAGATTGCCTACACGCTGAATCATGCGGGCGTAAAGCTCCTGGTCGTGCATGCGGACTTCCTGCCCGTGATCGCGGCGATCCGCGATCAGCTGGAAACAATCGAGTGCTTTGTACTGATCGGGGAGGACACCCTCGCAATCGAGAGCACGCCGTTGCCCGACGGCTTCGCCACCGAGTACGAAGCGCTGCTGGCCGCGTCGCCGCCTGACTACGCATTTCCTGACTTCGACGAGAACGCGCGCGCCACGACCTTCTACACTACCGGCACCACTGGATTGCCCAAAGGCGTGTACTTCAGCCACCGGCAGATCGTGCTGCATACGCTGGCGACCATGGCGGCGCTGACCGGCGCTCCCAGTCAGGGTCGCGTGCATCGGGACGATGTCTACATGCCGCTGACGCCGATGTTCCATGTGCACGCATGGGGGATGCCCTATGTGGCGACTGCGCTCGGCATCAGGCAGGTCTATCCGGGGCGCTATGCTGCCGATCACCTCCTTCGGCTAATTCAGAGCGAGCGCGTCACCTTCTCCCACGGCGTGCCCACGCTGCTGCATATGCTCCTGTCGCACCCGGATTCGGCGGGGGTGGACCTCAGTGGCCTGAAGATTATCGTGGGCGGCTCGGCACTGCCGCGCGGCCTGGCCCAGGCCGCCATCGACCGGGGCATCGACGTATTCACCGGCTACGGCATGTCGGAGACCTGCCCCATCCTCACGCTGGCACAGGTCAAGACGACACTGCTAGGCGATGCCGCCACAGAGCTTGACGTGCGTACCAAGACCGGCTTGCCGATTCCCCTGGTCGACCTGCGTATCGTCGATGACGACATGCGCGATATCGCGCATGACGGCAGGTCCAGCGGCGAAATCGTTGTCCGCGCGCCGTGGCTTACGCAAGGCTATCTTGGCAACGCCGCGGAGTCTGAACACCTATGGGCTGGGGGCTACCTCCATACCAACGACATCGGCTCGATCGACAGCGATGGCTACCTGCAGGTCACGGACCGAATCAAGGATGTCATCAAGAGCGGCGGCGAGTGGGTGTCGTCGCTTGAGCTCGAAGACCTGATCTCGCGTCACGCTGCGGTCAGCGAGGTGGCCGTTATCGGCATCAAGGATGCGCGTTGGGGCGAACGCCCCTTGCCGCTGATCGTGCTCCGGCCTGGACAGTCAGCCGAAGCCGCCGACATCCAGGAGCATCTTCGCGACTTCGTCCGCCGCGGCGCGATCTCGAAGTACGCGGTGCCGGAACGGGTGCTGTTTGTCGACGCGATCGAGAAGACCAGCGTGGGCAAGATCAACAAGCGGCTGCTTCGTGAACAGTACCAGGCCGCCCAGACCTCTTCTCCGCCACCTTCCCTTCCCGGCACCCATCCATGA
- a CDS encoding SDR family NAD(P)-dependent oxidoreductase → MASAPHSAPLSDHCPAPVFPDLDGKVALVTGAFGGLGRHFALTLANAGCRVVLAGRRLAEGERLLAEIRAAGGTGCVVPLDVCDADSVSGAFFQAEQALGTVEIVINSAGIATTGPALETTEQDWARVIDTNLSGAWRVAQYAAQQMRDSGRRGSIVNIASILGLRVAQQVAAYTAAKAGLIQLTRALALEWARHGIRVNALAPGYFATGINREFFETDGGQAMIRRIPQRRLGQPSELDGALLLLASEASTYITGSVLPVDGGHLVSTL, encoded by the coding sequence ATGGCTTCCGCCCCTCATTCCGCCCCGCTTTCGGACCACTGTCCCGCTCCTGTCTTCCCGGATCTCGACGGCAAAGTGGCACTTGTCACTGGCGCATTCGGCGGGCTTGGCCGCCACTTCGCGCTGACACTGGCCAACGCGGGCTGTCGCGTGGTTCTTGCAGGCAGGCGCCTGGCGGAGGGCGAGCGCTTGCTGGCGGAAATCCGTGCAGCAGGCGGAACAGGATGTGTGGTGCCACTGGATGTATGCGACGCCGACTCCGTTTCTGGCGCATTCTTCCAGGCTGAGCAGGCGCTGGGTACCGTCGAGATTGTCATCAACAGTGCCGGCATTGCCACCACCGGGCCCGCGCTGGAAACGACCGAGCAGGACTGGGCGCGCGTGATCGATACCAACCTGAGCGGAGCCTGGCGCGTTGCCCAGTACGCCGCCCAGCAAATGCGGGATTCGGGCCGGCGCGGCAGCATTGTCAATATCGCTTCCATTCTCGGGCTACGGGTCGCGCAGCAGGTTGCCGCGTACACCGCCGCGAAAGCCGGGTTGATCCAGCTGACTCGGGCGCTCGCTCTGGAATGGGCTCGGCATGGCATCCGCGTGAACGCGCTGGCGCCGGGGTATTTCGCCACGGGCATCAACCGAGAGTTCTTCGAAACCGACGGCGGACAAGCCATGATTCGGCGGATCCCCCAGCGGCGCCTGGGGCAGCCGTCCGAGTTGGACGGCGCATTGCTGCTGCTGGCGTCAGAGGCTTCCACCTACATCACCGGTTCCGTGCTGCCCGTCGACGGCGGGCATCTCGTCAGCACGCTGTGA